A single Anopheles maculipalpis chromosome 3RL, idAnoMacuDA_375_x, whole genome shotgun sequence DNA region contains:
- the LOC126565427 gene encoding uncharacterized protein LOC126565427, which translates to MIAGIMGYYPPEAAAMFYNPYSYGGQLDQTAQQFASQQHQQQLDYQLTPALYLLNQQAELLQKSLAKQHLKKSAEGTTANKPQRKQRGPYKKRTNKTLSPTVSPAPEFVTDTERLSSSDLSSSSGSSNNNPDHLSNHRDTTSAIGFDQQTLCRKRKSDSFLEIDQEQECKHNTRTLAKKQSIFRNVALMAVSSCNATTVRQC; encoded by the coding sequence atgaTTGCCGGAATCATGGGCTACTATCCACCAGAAGCGGCAGCTATGTTCTACAATCCGTACTCATACGGTGGACAGCTCGACCAGACGGCGCAACAGTTTGCTTCtcagcaacaccagcaacagttGGACTATCAGTTGACACCGGCTCTTTATCTACTGAATCAGCAAGCCGAACTACTCCAAAAATCGCTCGCCAAGCAACATTTGAAGAAATCAGCTGAAGGAACAACCGCCAACAAGCCCCAACGCAAACAACGTGGTCCTTACAAAAAGCGTACCAACAAAACGCTCTCTCCAACGGTCTCGCCAGCACCGGAGTTTGTCACCGACACGGAGCGGCTATCATCTTCTGATCTGTCCAGCagtagcggcagcagcaacaacaatcccGACCATCTATCCAACCATCGGGATACTACTTCAGCAATTGGGTTCGACCAGCAAACGCTATGCCGGAAGCGCAAAAGTGATTCCTTCCTCGAGATCGACCAGGAACAGGAATGCAAACACAACACCCGAACACTGGCCAAAAAGCAATCAATCTTCCGGAATGTGGCGTTGATGGCTGTTAGCTCCTGTAACGCTACGACGGTACGACAGTGTTGA